A region of the Silene latifolia isolate original U9 population chromosome 9, ASM4854445v1, whole genome shotgun sequence genome:
AAGTACAGGATCGCACTATTTCTCAAACCATGGGCATCTTGGGGATAAACAGCTTTCGTAAATATCCTTAGGAAAGAAACTAGGACACCTGCAGTAAGATAATATGCAACTTATTTCGACTGCTATTCCAAAGAACAAACAGTGCAAATTAGGTCAATGATCTTAGGCAATGCATAATCTATTTTCCGGAGTTTTCCAGCTTAAATAATTTATCCCTGAAAAAAAAGTATTTTAGTTTAGCTGATGATGCTAAAAGATCAATCACaaaacaaaacctaaactacacagCCATTGAATTCCTAATAATGTAGCTTCTAACCCGAAAACAGGAATCGACAAAATTAAAATCAATCCAAAACTCAATCACTGCCAAATTAAATATGACTTGTTACTCCTAGTCTCCTACTATAAACTTCAATCCAAAGATCAATCACAAAACACCACCACCATCAACATCTATGTTACCCCCAATGCCTAAACTGGCAATGGAGGTCAAATGTACACAACCCCTGCCTCGAGCCCTAGTCCCCAACCCCTACAGGCCTACATACGTGAAGTCCTTCTGTCACCAAGTCATTTTGATCTCTTCCGTCCTAATCCcaaaaaaaataacaaatgaCAAACTCAGCCAAAAACAAATAACCCAAAAAAGTCAAAGGAAAGAGGAAAACGAGTAATTCAAGGGCTCCCGCAAATCCAGGACACACAACCCCTATCTCTGTCAAGTCGTCGATTTATCAAATCACTTGGATATAttccaccaaaatccaaaatttcAACATCATTACCCCCAAGTCTTAACGGCTCCCACAAATTACAGCAGAAATAAATCAAATAGGAGTATAATAtgtccgtctcaatcatttgtttacctattttattCTCCGCCGGCTTGTCCGGGGTATTTTAATTAAATCAAAGGTTAACAAATTATTGAGACGGAGGAAGTATACAACTGGTCCCCCTACCGCAACAAATAATTTAACTAGCTCAATATTTAAATatattccatcataatccagaaccaaaTTAGGAGGAAAAAAAGTCAAAGGAGAGAGAGACCAGAAGCAGCACTGCCAGCAATAACAGCCTGCATATACTTATCAGGCAATTCCCCAGCGGATCCATACAAACTCCCTTGTGCCAGCGCATCCGCCACACCCGCCAAACACACCGCCGCAACTGTCACACCAAACCCACTTTCCCCACCAACCCCGCCCACTAACTCCAATCCCGGGACCACAACCAAACTGACAACAAACAGGCCCGACCCTAAATTAATCCTAAAATGGGCCCCAGACTTTTTCGAGTAAAAAATGATGAGTAGTAGGGAAAGTAATTGGGGCAACACATACGCGACAGAGAAGATGCGATCGACtctgtgagaagggtaaaggtaAGAGAAGTAGTCGACTGCAGTGATGAATGCGTTCCATGGGAGAAGGTAGCCTGCACCTAAAGTGAAGTGTATAAGGTAGGATAAGTGGTAGGTGTCTTTTGGTGGCGGTTTTGTtattgtggtggttgttgggagAAGGAGGTGTGTTAATGTGGTGGTTTCGTCGGTTGTGCCCATTTTTTTGGTAATATTATTGGTTGGATATGGAAATGATGGCAATATCTGTTACTTGCAGAGTTGTAGGTGTTGTTGAGTTTTGTAATTATTTACATTAATTATGGGGTGGTATCAATGAGACAAGTTGGATATGGTTATCTTTGGCTTCATGTAGTCCACACAAATAGAGCTGGAAAAATATCTGACTGTAAATCGAGTGTCAAAGTACACATCACCGGCGGCAATAAGAGTTGCCAAAAGTAAATTCGGGAGGGGTTCAGATAACCTAAATTTGGGATCTTGTGGTCGTGGAATACGATTACAAGAGTAAGAAGATAGTGTAGTCTTGCATAAATGGAACATTCAGAAATTCAGAATATTACAAGATCATTAGAATTTCAAAGAACTGTACCGTACCTTACAAAGCTTTACACATTACATTCCTGAGTCCCTGTTTTAGGATCAGGTATACAATCAAGTTTGAGATCCACCCATCTTCTCTTAAGCTTCACGACGGAGTTAAGGAGAATCCCAAAAACAATGAAGGAATGACCAGATGGTCCAAAGGGTTGGATAATTTGATCTCAGATTACCCAGAACCAGGATACAATCGAGCCAGAAGCCAAGCCGAGAATCAAGAACAGCACCATCAATGTTGCTGTTGTTTCTGCATGCTGAACTTGTACAGTTTTGGGAGCCAAGATAAATAATACGCTCGTAAAATAGCCATTGGTGAGCCCCAACAGACACGTCAGCAACACTACAGGGATCTCAGTTCGGAAAAATAGGGGACCATGCAAGCAGCCCAAGTATAGAGGGTAAAATAGTAATCTAACAAAACAGGCAATGATGGACGCATTTGCATTCTCGAAAAGATATATGGAAGTAAAGGACTTGCCAACTAAATCGAAAACATTGTAGCTAGTAATCAGGAGAATGGGATACCAATCCCTGAGAACCGTGGAATGGACGTCTTCGGTGATGAAACCTGGGAATATAGACAGAGTAACGACGTAGATGATTACTATTCCGGCCCCGTACCATTTAATTTCTCCCATAAGTTTCCAAATCGGACCTGATAAAGaacctttttcttgttttccgtCGTTTATAGCTTGTACCTTGAGATCATTATAGTACTTCATGACAGGAAGTCTATGTGCGACATTATGGAATACAAGACATACAACCATCAGCACAATTCCGACTATGAAGTACAGAATCGCACTATTCCTCAAACCATGGGCATCTTGGGGATAAACAGCTTTCGTAAATATCCTTAGGAAAGAAACGAGGACACCTGCAGCGAAATAAAATGCAACTTACTTCAACTACAATTCCAAAGGACAAACAGTGCTCAGTTTGAGGCAAGGCTAACATAATGTGGAAAAAAACAGGTAATCCTAAATGATAATTATGTTAATCAGTCAATGCTCTTAGGCAATGCATAATCTAAGTTGCCCATGTTTGTTTTCCACATACGGAACTTAGACCAAAAGAAAAGCCAGAAAAGGTGCTCTCACTAAAATGTACCTTCTGTAACTGAGTTGAAACCATAATTTCCACTGTTTTGTTTGGCGTGTTAAGACTTTAATGGGGATGAGGGTGTTGGTCTCTACGTGGGTGACGGTCATTTTAGAGCTTTAGTTATATGTGTTTATTGGAGTGTTATGCCTCGATTGGTGTTAAACTCTGGTATTCTTTGCAGTTACGGATCTGAGGAATCATAATTTGTCTCTACCCTGTCTGCTAGCCTATATATAATAGTCATTCGTAACCCCTCCAGCTTTCATCATTAAATAACAAAACTACTGATCTCTAAAACGCATGACAGTATTTACACAAAGCATACCAGTAGTACTTTCTGAGTCCCAAACTCCCCTAACCATTAAACAATTTCCTAAACCAACATAAAAATGCTATGATCCTGATATTCATTCATGGTTTAATTTCGGTTTAAAACTTCATCCCAGAATCGCACGTGTCAGCGACTCCCCCTAATCTCGAGCATTGCACCATAAATGTGTACACTTCACAGTTCACAAGATGTCACTCAAACATATCTAGAAACACTAGCTACATTGCCTCATAACGACAATCAGCAAAGAAGCAAAACCTAAACAACGCAAACATTGAATTCCTTATAATGTAGTTTTTGATCCTAAAACAGGAATCATCATTGTTTACCACAAAAACATTTTCTTTCATACCTGAATCCTAAATCCCTCAAATTCAATTTGCTACTAAAACACTTCCAATCCAAAAAATAGAAACCTTAATCCGAAACAACTTACCACAATCCCTCACTTCCTCAGGGCTCTCGTAAATTGCAATCCAGGTAAATTGAAATCAAATGTACACTGTCTTCCCCTACCCTTAACCCTATGAATCCGCTCAATTAGCAAGTCATTTTGATTATTCCATCATGATAAAAAACCAAATCATGAAGACAGCCCTAAAACAAATAACCAAAGAAGGTCGAAGGAGGGTGAAAAACCACTAACTCAAGGGCTCTCGCAGTCGCAGATTGCGGAACACCTAAATCAAATGTAACCAGTCTTACCCTAGTCCCCTACCCCTACCAATGTGAAGCCCTTTGGTTACCGAgtcattttgatttattccataaTAATATCAAAACAAACTCCAAGGTCAAACCGAAAACAACTAACAAAAAAGTCAAAGGAGAGAGGAAAACAACTAACTCAAGGGCTCCCGCAAATTGGAGGTGTATCCAGGCTTACCCTACCCTATGAAGTCGTAGAATAATCAAGTTGCTTCGCTTTATTGCATCGTGATCCCAAAATTTCAACCGCATTACCTAAATGCCACGAAGACTCCCACAAATAACAGCAGAATTAGGTCAAATATACTCTTTGTAAGGGGTTTAATCAAAGCTAAACAAATTATTGAGACGGACGGAATATACAAATGGTCCCCTAAAACAACAAATAATTTATTTAGTGAgatattttgatttattccatcataatACATAACCAAACAAATTCCAAATTCAACTCTACAATAAAAATCAAAGGAAAGAGCAAGACCAGAAGCAGCACTGCCAGCAACAACAGCCTGCATATACCTATCAGGCAATTCCCCAGCGGATCCATACAAACTCCCTTCTACCAGCGCATCTGCCGCACCCACCAAACACACCGCCGCACCCGTCACACCAAACCCACTTTCCCCACCAACCAGACCCACTAACTCCAATCCCGGGACCACAATCAAACTGACAACAAACAGGCCCGACCCCAAATTAATCCTAAAATGGGCCCCAGACTTTTTCAGGTAAAAAATGATGAATAGTAGGGAAAGTAATTCGGTTAACATATGCGTGGTGGAGAAGATGCGATCGAcactgtgagaagggtaaaggtaAGAGAAGTAGTCCACAGCAGTGATGAATGCGTTCCATGGGAGAACGTAGCCTGCACCTAAAGTGAAGTGTACAAGGTAGGATAAGCGGTAGGTGTCTTTTGGTGACGgttttgttgttgtggttgtggttgggAGAAGGTGTGTTAGTGTGGTGGTTTCAATGGTTGAGCCCATTTATTTGGTGATATTATTGGCTAAAAAAGGAAATGATTGAAATATCTGTTACTTGCCAAATATTATCAAAACAAGACAATGCATTCAATCCACACATCCTCTATGTGTCACCAAAACAACATCATTACCACATTCCTCACTTCCTCAAGAGCTCCCGTAAACTGCAAGCGAGTAAAATCATATGTACACGGTCTtaccctacccctttccctagcCTTACCCTTGtcccttacccttacccttacccttaccCCTCTGAATCCGCTCAATTAACAAGTCATTTTAATCTATTCCATCAAACACAAAACCAACACCGGAGGTCAACCCTAAACCAAATGACTCAAAAAAAAGTCAAAGGAAAGAGAAAAATCACTAACTCaagggctcccgcaaattgcagaACACACAAGTCAAATGTACCCCGCCTTACCCTACCCCTACCTCGGCATACTCACTTCgatttattccatcataatcccaAAATTTCAACAACATTACCTCATTGTCGAGTCAAATATACTATTTCCGTCTCAGTCATTTATCTTTGTAAGAATActttaatcaaacgtaaacaaatgatggaGACAAAGGGATTCATAAGTCATTTCACTACCTCTATAAGTCGTTAAACTACCGAGACATTTTGATTTATTCTATCATAATTGAGAACCAAACAAATTACGAGTCCAACTCCAAAATAAAAGTCATTTATCTAAGacccattttgatttattccatcataatcatAACCAAACAAATTACGACTTACGAatccaatttaaaaaaaaaaaaaaaaaagtcaaaggaGAGAGAAGAAAACCAGAAGCAGCAGTGCCAGCAACAACAGCCTGCATATACCTATCAGGCAATTCCCCAGCAGATCCAATCAAACTCCCTTGAACAAGCGCGTCCGCCACACCCGCCAAACAAACCGCCGCAACCGTCACACCAAACCCACTTTCCTCACCTAACCCCACCAACTCCAACCCCGGGACCACAACCAAACATACAACAAACATACCCAAACCCAAATTAATCCGAAAGTGGGCCCCAGACTTTTTCGGATAAAAAATAATTACTAGTAGGGAGAGTAATCCGGTTAACATATAGGCGACGGAGAAAACTCGATCGACACTGTAAGAAGGGTAAAGGTAAGAGAAGTAATCGACGGCGGTGATGAATGCGTTCCATGGAAGAAGGTAACCTGCACCTAAGGTGAAGTGGATGAGGTATGATAAGTGGTATTTGTCTTTTGGTGGtggttttgttgttgcggttgttGTTGGGAGAAGAAGTTGTGTTGGTGTTGTGGATTCGTCAATGGTGGTTCCCATTTATTGGAGGTATTATTGGTTGTAATTTTTGGAGGTATTATTGGTTGCAAATGGAAATAATGATAGAATTATAGGAGGAGTATCTATTACTTGTAGTTGTAGAGTTGTGGGGTGTGTTGGGTTGTTATTTACGTTTTGTGGTGCTCGATACGGAATCTTGAAGACTAAAGAAGGGAATAGTTGAGTTCAGGTAAGCAGGGCCCAGGGGTGTTCGATTGTCCTGTATAGTGTATACGGTATACCTGGTAAACGGGTCAATTGGATCGGACCAGGTCGGTTTAATTTGGGTTTGAATTGCTCGGGTTTGCAAGAATTTGGGCCGGATTGGTTCGGTCATTTCAGATTGGTTGTTTTCTAGTTATTTCTGGATAACAATTAGTTTCCGATTATAAACATTCGAGTCGCATTAAATAAGTTTGGGTCAATACGAGATTCAGGTCAGATTCAAATCCGCAGTTCGGATCGAGTTTGGGTCTAGTTATTCAGGTCGGGTTAGCCTTATGATGGTGTCTTGGATGAGACTGGACCAACAACTGATcttggattggattggattggattAAGACAAAAAGATGGGATGGTAGATCTTTACTGAAAATATGGGTGAAATAGACCTGATGGACAAAATTGAGTTTTATTATGCAAATTTGCGGAACGAACAATAGCCAGTGTGATTCATGTGAATTCCAATTCATGTGAGAACTTCCACTTACCTCGAGGGTTAGGAAGGTAACTTTGTAGtttgtacattttttttttttttttttgacaacagtaGTTTGTACATTAGGTAGAAACTAGAGTGAGTTTTACTGGCCATGAATTCAGAAGAGTGTCCAATATATGAAAATTCCATCAATAATTgcatgaacaatttatatttcatattaataatgaCAA
Encoded here:
- the LOC141598614 gene encoding equilibrative nucleotide transporter 1-like; this encodes MGTTIDESTTPTQLLLPTTTATTKPPPKDKYHLSYLIHFTLGAGYLLPWNAFITAVDYFSYLYPSYSVDRVFSVAYMLTGLLSLLVIIFYPKKSGAHFRINLGLGMFVVCLVVVPGLELVGLGEESGFGVTVAAVCLAGVADALVQGSLIGSAGELPDRYMQAVVAGTAASGVLVSFLRIFTKAVYPQDAHGLRNSAILYFIVGIVLMVVCLVFHNVAHRLPVMKYYNDLKVQAINDGKQEKGSLSGPIWKLMGEIKWYGAGIVIIYVVTLSIFPGFITEDVHSTVLRDWYPILLITSYNVFDLVGKSFTSIYLFENANASIIACFVRLLFYPLYLGCLHGPLFFRTEIPVVLLTCLLGLTNGYFTSVLFILAPKTVQVQHAETTATLMVLFLILGLASGSIVSWFWVI